DNA from Ovis aries strain OAR_USU_Benz2616 breed Rambouillet chromosome 15, ARS-UI_Ramb_v3.0, whole genome shotgun sequence:
atcccatggacaagggaatggctatccactccagtattcttgcctggggaattccatgggcagaggagcctggcaagctacagtccattgggttgcaaagagttgtacaagaTTGAACAaataacacttttacttttcaggcAAAACATAACAGTTGTTAATAAGGCCTatatttatattggagtagataGGATCCATTATAAGCCTTTAAGAAAAAAGCATCATGACTGAAATTGTATTtgtgaaaatttgaaattaacTTTAACAATACTTACAAACTTGGAAAAAAACTCAGACAGAAAATTGGAAATTCCAATCATTCTACCTGGGAGAAATAGCCTGAAAAGAGTTGGTTGAGGATATTGGGGTTATAAAGgaataatcattggaagaactgatactgaagctgaaactccaatactttggccacctgatgcaaagaactgactcaggaaaagaccctgatgctgggaaagattgaaggctggaggagaaggggccaacagaggataagatggtgggatggcatcattgatctgatggacatgagtttgagtaaggtccaggagttggtgatggacagggaagcctggtgtgctgcagtccatggggtcgcaaagagttggacacaactgagtgactgaactgaactgaaaggcataGTTACAGGGATAAGTGATATACTTTTCTCTGTCCATGCTAAATACCAACAAATTTAGGAGCCAATACTGCCTTTGGGGCATGCAAaatgaagtgaatgaatgagaagtATTTTGTGCTTAAGGgattataaactttttttttctattaaatggagTTAGATTTGTCTTAAACACAATAAACGCCAAGAGAACCTCCTGTCTGCAAGTTCACATTTCAAACAGTTTCGTACTGCTCCCAAAGTAAGTCACTTTGGCGCAAATTTACAGATTAAATATGCCATGTATTTTGCTCTGGAATGTATTGGCCACAGAAAtgtcaaatgagaaaaaaaataagtgcaTAACATGCAAGCAGAGGAATTTGATAGATgtgatgatcagttcagttcagttcagttcagttgctcagtcatgtccgactctgtgaccccatgaattgcagcataccaggcctccctgtccatcaccaactcccggagtttacccatactcatgtccatcgagtcagtgatgccatccagccatctcgtccactgtcatccccattctcctccagccttcaatctttcctagcatcagggtcttttcctgagtcaattctttgcgtcaggtggccaaagtaatggagcttcagctttagtatcagtccttccaaagaaatcccagggctgatctccatcagaatggactggttggatctccttgcagtccaagggactctcaagagtcttctccaaaaccacaattcaaaagcatcagttcttcagtgctcagctttcttcacagcccaactctcacatccacacatgaccacaggaaaaaccatagccttgactagatggacctttgttggcaaagtagtgtctctgcttttcaatatgctatctaggttggtcataactttccttccaaggagtaagtgtcttttaaattcatggctgcaatcaccacctgcagtgattttggagcccccccaaataaagtctgacactgtttccactgtttccccaaatatttcccgtgaagtgatgggaccagatgttatgatcttcattttctgaatattgagctttaagccaactttttcactcttctctttcactttcatcaagaggctttttagctcctcatcactttctgccataagggtggtgtcatctacatatctgaggttattgatatttctcccagcaatcttgattccagcttgtgtttcttccagcccaacatttctcgtgatgtactctgcatataagttaaataagcagggtgggtgacagtatacagccttgacgtactccttttcctatttggaaccagtctgttgttccatgtccagttctaactgttgcttcctgatctgcatataggtttctcaagaggcaggtgtgaTGATGGGACTAATCTATTTCTATATTGCTTTCTCTTCACTATGCTTTTCAACAGCCCTTTCGATAGCTGGTTTTTGGCCTAGTGGAGATGTGGATAGATGGAGAGAGGAATCCCAAATATGGAACTGATTGTTCTTCACTTAATCAATTTAGTTATACCTAAAAATGCTTACAGAATGCAAGTCTGATACACATAGCCTTGCGGAAGGTCCGGCCAAGGGCATTCTTCACCTCATTATTTCTCAGGCTGTAGATGATGGGGTTCAGCATGGGAGTTACAACTGTGTAGCACAGTGATAGCACTTTTTTGCTCTCAGGAGAATTATTGGACTTAGGTCGAAAGTAGGTGAGGCTTAAAGATACATAGAAGAGGGAGACAACAAGGAGATGGGATGAGCAGGTAGAGAAGGCTTTATGCTTCCCCTTAGCCGATGGAATCTTCAGGATGGCAGCAGCGATTCGAGTGTAGGAACATAGGATCAGCAAGCAGGGTATCATGACAACCAGAATGGTTCCAATGATGGCATAGATCTCAAACCGTGCTGTGTCTGCACAGACCAGCCTCAGCACAGGAGGGCTGTCACAGAAGAAGTGGTTCACCTTGTTGATACCACAGAATGGAAAGCTGAAGAGCCACGTGGTCTGCACAGTAGCCATGGGAATGCCTGGAAACCAGGAGACAGCTGCCAGTTTGGCACGTGTCCTTGGGTTCATGATGACTGGGTAGTGCAAGGGACTGCAGATGGCtacatagcggtcataggccatggtGGCCAGGAGGAAGCATTCAGAAAccccaaagaagaagaagaaatacatcTGCGTGGCACAGCCAAGAAAGGAGATGGTTGTGTCCTGGGCAATCAGGGTCCCCAGCATCTTGGGCACAATGACTAGGTTGAAGCCAACCTCTAAGAAGGACAAGTTcctgaggaagaagtacatggggctGTGCAGCATGGGGTCAGCCAAGGTCACCAGAATGATGAGGCTGTTTCCCAGCAGAGTGACCAGGTAGATGAATAGAAATGTCAGGAAGAGTAATGACTGTATTTCAGTAGGTAAGGAAGAGAAACTCATGAGGATAAACTCACTTACTCTTGTCCAGTTTCCTTCAGCCATTGATATAGGAATGAACCCCCGGCTGTGGTCACAGCGAGAGACTCTTGTTTGGAAGAGTCTGATTGTAGATTTGTTGTTGGGATTCCTTTTAGTGTCAGGGAAAGAAGCACAGTCAGGATTTCAGTTGTAAGAGAAAAGGTCTTGTGTTATCTGAGAATAAAGACACAAGGAAGAAAgaccagagcctgtgttctgaaaTGGGCGATGTCTCTTCTTTCTCCAGTCTTACTCTTTATGATTCATTTCCCACTTTGTTACTGTATTTGCTAAAACAATTTGGACCATATCCACACACACTCATTTTCTGATGCACACTTAATACCCTCATAGTGTGGTTAAGTGAGAGGGGTCCTGAGGCAATTGAGTGGAGTCAGATGGAAAAACAGTAGAAAATTTCTATTTATACCTATTATGTCTCCCCCTTCTTCAAAGATTCATGGTGTTTGACTTCTCCACCTATTACTAGAAATAAtgctaactttaaaaaaacatttatttatttgtgtactcatttatttggttgtgctgggtcttatttTCAGCATGAGGGAtg
Protein-coding regions in this window:
- the LOC101107816 gene encoding olfactory receptor 10A2, translating into MAEGNWTRVSEFILMSFSSLPTEIQSLLFLTFLFIYLVTLLGNSLIILVTLADPMLHSPMYFFLRNLSFLEVGFNLVIVPKMLGTLIAQDTTISFLGCATQMYFFFFFGVSECFLLATMAYDRYVAICSPLHYPVIMNPRTRAKLAAVSWFPGIPMATVQTTWLFSFPFCGINKVNHFFCDSPPVLRLVCADTARFEIYAIIGTILVVMIPCLLILCSYTRIAAAILKIPSAKGKHKAFSTCSSHLLVVSLFYVSLSLTYFRPKSNNSPESKKVLSLCYTVVTPMLNPIIYSLRNNEVKNALGRTFRKAMSVRNCLKCELADRRFSWRLLCLRQI